Genomic DNA from Halorussus rarus:
GGGGATTGCCAGCGCCGCGCCGACGCCCTGGAGCATCCGGAGCGCGAGTATCGCGGCGTAGCTGTCGGCGAAGACGTACGCCCCGCTGGCGACCCCGAGCAGCGCGAGGCCGACCAGGATGAACGCCCGTCGCTTGCCGGTCCGGTCGGAGAGCCGCCCGGCGAACGGCTGGCCGAAGCTGTTGAGGAAGCCGAACAGCGAGAGCGCGACCCCGATGAGCACCGACTGGGCGACCGCGACCCCGAGCAACTCGCCCCCGCCGCCGGGCACGTCCAGGATCACCTCGTCGAGGAATTGCGGCAGGACGACGATGAGGAAGGAGTTGCCGACCGAGTCTATCATCCGGGCGAACGCGAGGGTCAGCACCCGCCGGTCGGTCCCGAGCAGCGCCATTCGTCGGAACGAGGGCGCGTGCGGGGAAGACGGTTGCGGCACCGGCTGCGTCCGATAACAGTCTACGTGAGTGGCGTCGGAACCACCCTCCCGCCCGGACTATGCGTAATTTTAACACACCTCGCGTGGTAGGTTCACGCTCTCCATCCGGTCGCCGGCGCCGCGCCGCCGACCCGGAGTCCCACCGATGACCAAGATAGAGTGCCAGAACTGCGGACGGAAGGCGACGGTCGACAGCGACCAGCGGGCGTCCGACGCCCCGATGCGGTACTGTCGGCGCTGCGGCGAGGAGCTCCCGCCGCGCGAGGAGTGGTGAGCAGGCCGCCCGGGGACGACCGAGTGCCGGACGCGGACCGCGCGAGTAGCCACTGGGAATCGACGACCTCTCGACCGCGACCCCCGTCACCGAACTGATTTCTCCTCGCCGCCCGAACCGCCGCGCATGGAGAAGACCGCCATCGACGACGCGGACTCGGCGGCGTTCGACGAGGGCGTCGACCGCCGGTCGCTGGCCGAGGCGCTCGGCGCGACGGACCTCGCCCTGAACCACTACCGCGTCCCGCCCGGAGAGGAGTTCCCGAGCGGCCTCCACGCCCACGGCGACCAGGAGGAGGTGTTCGTCGTCCTCGACGGCGAGGCGACCTTCGAGACGCTCGCCCCCCGAGACGAGGGCGGCGGCGACCAGCAGGTCTCGGAGTGGACGGCCGCGGCAGTCACCGCAGCCGCGGGCGAGGCAGTCCGGTTCGCGCCCGGCGAGTACCAGTCGGGCCGGAACGCCGGCGACGAGGACCTGGTGGCGCTCGCGCTCGGCGCACCCCGGGACAGCGAGGACGTGCGGATCCCGCTGGCCTGCCCCGAGTGCGGCCACGACTACCTCGGGCCGGAAGCGGGCGAGGACGGGGAGGTCCGACTCGTCTGTCCGGCCTGCGGCGCCGAGCACGCGCCCGACGGCTGTCCGGACTGCGGGAGCGAGATGCGGGCCGCGCTCGGCGGGTCGGCGGACGGTCCGTCCGCGGTGCGCTCCGAGACGGTCGCGGTCTGCCCGGACTGCGGCGCGGAGGCGGCGACCCCGTTCCGGTCGTGACCCGGTCCGGGTCCGTCGCGCCGGTCGACGTGCGTCAGTTTCCGACCGCGTCGCCCTCGACGGCGGTCACGTCGACGTTCTCGTCCAGCACGATGCGGAGTTCGTCGCCGTCGCACGAGACCGTCACCTCGACCCGCCACGGGTCCTCCGAGCGCACGGCGACCGGGTCGGTGGCGGAGACGAACTCCAGCTCCCAGAGCGGTCGGCTGGTCACGTCGACGCCCCGAGCGTGGAAGAACGACACGACGGCGGGGTGGTAGAGGACGTTCTCGCCGGGCGTGGTGAACATGAACCCCTGACAGTTCTCGCAACTGCGGGCGACGAACACCGCCGACTCCTCTCCGCCGGTCAGCGTGTCGCTCTCGACGCGCTGGAACTCGCCGGGCATCGGTCCCGCGCACCACTTGCAGACGCCCCGGTTGAACAGCATGATGTTGTGGCGGCTCCACTGGTCGAACGCTCCCAGTAGCTCCTCGCCGTCCCAGTGCTCGACCGCGGTCGGCGGGAACGGGACGTCCTGGAACTCCCGGTCGCAGTCTGGGCACGCGATCCGGAGTCGGGCGTCCTCGTACCGGACTTCGAGCCCCGACCCGCATTCGGGACAGCCGCTGTCCGGCTCGACGTCGCCGACGTCGGTCTCGTCCGTGAAGAAGCCGGCCACGACCGTCCGGTACAGCAGGTCGCCGGGGTACGTCAGCGAGTAGCCGTCGTCGCGCTCCCGGACGAACCGGCCGACCAGCTTCTGGAGGTGGTAGTTGAACTTTCCGCTGTCGCGGATCCCCGCCCGGTCGCGGAGCTCCGAGAAGCTGAGGACGCCCTCGTACTCCTCGTAGGGGGCCTCGGCCAGCGCCCGGAGGATCGTCATCCGGGTCCCGTCGGCGACCAGCCCGAACGCCTCGGCGGGGTCGAGTCCGTCGGCCTCGCTCATACGGCCCACTCCGCTCGCGGCCCCTAAATAGCCACTCCCGCTGCGGAAGCCATCTCCAGTGGGGCCGAGCGTCCCGCGGCGACCGCGGTCGGCTCCGGTCGCGAAGGGGCAGGGATTAGTCGCTCGACTCCGAACGCCAGCGCATGGAGACCACCGACGCGTTCGTCGGCCTGACGTGTGTCGACTGCGGCGAGACGTTCGACGCCGGGGAAGCGACCCACCGCTGTCCCGACTGCGGGGGCATCCTGGACCCGGATTACGACTACGACGACATCGAACTGACTCGCGAGGACCTCGCGTCCCGGTCGTTCGAGTCGATGTGGCGCTACGAGGAGCTGCTGCCGTTCCCGCGGAGCGCCGCGGTCACGATGGACGAGGGCGCGACCCAGCTGGTGGAGTGCCCGAACCTCGCCGACGAACTCGGGGTCGGCCGGGTGCTGTTCAAGGACGAGGGCCGCAACCCGACCGGGACGTTCAAGGACCGGGGCCAGACCGCGGCGATGACGGCGGCGGTCCAGCACGGCGCGACCGACGTGGCGCTCAACTCGGCGGGCAACGCCGGCCAGGCGGCCGCGGCTTACGCCGCCCGGGCGGGGCTCGACTCCCACGTCTTCCTGCCCTCGCGGGCCGGGTTCACCAACAAGGCGATGGTCAACGTCCACGGCGGCGACCTGACCGTCGTCGAGGGCCGCATCGGCGACGCCGGCGCGGCCTACGAGGACGCGATGGCGGAACACGACGACTGGTACTCGGTCAAGACGTTCGTCACCCCGTACCGCCACGAGGGCAAGAAGACGATGCTGTACGAGGTCGTCGAGCAGAACGACTGGGAGGTGCCCGACGCCGTCGTCTACCCGACCGGCGGCGGCGTCGGCCTGGTCGGGATGCACAAGGCCGCCAAGGAGCTGCGCGACCTGGGCCTCACCGACGAGCTCCCGGCGATGTACGCGGCCCAGTCGGCGGGCTGCGCGCCCGTCGTGGAGGCGTTCGAGGAGGGCAAGGACGTCCACGAAGTCTGGGAGACCCCCGACACTATCTGCGGCGGCATCGAGATCCCCGACCCGGGCGCGAGTCCGCTCATCCTCGACGCGCTGCGCGAGAGCGACGGCGGCGCGGTCGCCACCAGCGACGAGGACATCCTCGACAGCGCCATCGCGGTCGCCCAGCACGAGGGCCTGGAGATGGGCGCGACCTGCGCGGCGGCGGCCAGCGGGGCGTGGGAGCTCGCCCGGCGGGGCGAGTTCGACGAGGACGACACCGTGGTGCTGCTCAACACCGGCGCGGGCAACAAGGACGACGACGTGCTCCGCAGCCACCTGATGGGCAAGGGCATCTGAGGGGAGAATCGTAGAGCCGCGGCGGGCCCGATAACGGCGGGCGCGTCGCTCGATTCGAGCGGAGGGAGACGCGAAGCCCGAGCGCCCTGATACGTCCCCTTCTACTGTTCGACGCTGACCGGGTCCTCCGAGATGATCCAGGCGTCGGGCGATTCCTTCGACCGGAGTTCGAGGCGGCCGTTGTGGAAGTGAGCGGTGACACGTTCGCTCGACTCGGTCTCTGACATCCTGTCCGGCGCTACGCCGGACCCGGCCATTACTATACGCCGTCTACTCGCGGGACACAGGCGGTCTACCGGTCGATACGCGGAGTCTACTCGGGCGTAAGCGGGACCGGACCGCGAAAAACGGACGACGGTCAGTAGTAGTACACTTCGAACTCGCTGCCGCAGTTGCCGCAGTCGACAGTCGTTCCGGTGAGTCGGTCGGGGTCGCTGAACCGCGGGTCGGGCTCGCCGCCGTCGGTGGCGACCGCGGCGACCCGACCGTCGCAGTTCGGACACCCGATGCTCGTCTCGATGCGCGACATGCTCCGGAGATACCCCGTGCCGGCGGTTAGTTATACGCCGTCTAAACTCGAAACAGGCGGGGCGTGGGAGCCGTCCGTCTCGTCGTAGCCACCCGGTACCGGCGGGGTGGTCGGTCGGTGCGCAGGCCGCGGTTCCCGACGGCGAGGCGGCCGCCGAACTGGAACGGGACAAATATAAGTTTTAGACGCCACTAAATCGGAACAACGAATGCTGAGCGACGTGATGGAAGACTACCTGAAGTCGATATACGCCCTCCAGAAGGAGGACGGCGGGCCGGTCTCGACCTCGGCCATCGCCGACTACCTCGACGTGACGTCGCCGACGGTCACGAGCATGGTCGAGAAGCTCGAGGACCGGGGACTGGTCGAGCGCGAGAAGTACAAGGGGGTCGAGCTCACCGAGGAGGGCGAGACGGTGGCGCTGGAGGTGGTGCGCCACCATCGGCTGCTCGAGTCGTACCTGACCGAGCACCTGGACTACGCGTGGAGCGAGGTCCACGAGGAGGCCGACACGCTCGAGCACCACATCAGCGAGGAGTTCGAGCAGCGGGTCGCCGAGGCGCTGGGCGACCCCGAGGTCGACCCCCACGGCGACCCCATCCCGGGCGCCGACCTCACCCCGCCGGAGGCCGACGACACCACGCCGCTCTCCGAGCACGACGCCGGCGACCGCCTCGTGGTCGCGCGCGTCAGCGACCGCGACGAGGAGGAACTCCGCTACCTCGCGGACGCGGGGGTCGCGCCGGGCACCGAACTCTACGTCGCCGACGTGGCGCCGTTCGGGATGGTGACCGCCCGGCTCGGCGGCGAGGGCGGCTCCGAGCAGAGCCTGCCCGAGAACGTCGCCCGCTCCATCCGGGTCCGGCCCGCGGGGGATGAGGACGGCGACGGGAGTGACCGCGACAGCCTCGAGAACGGGCCCGGCGGGGACGCCCGGGGCGTCAGACCCTGACGGCGGTCCTGTCGGAGAGACAGCTTTTTCTCGGCGGCCTCCCGTACGTTCGGTCGATGCTCGACGCAGTCGTCTCGGGGCTGGCCGGCGTCGCCTTGGGCCTGTCGCTGGCGGCCCCGCCGGGGCCGATGAACGCGGTCATCGCCGAGGAGAGCGTGTTGCGTGGCTGGGGCTCGGGGTTCCGGGCGGGCCTCGGCGCGATGTCGGCCGACGCCTGCTTCTTCGCGCTCGCGCTGCTCGGCGTGGTCGCGGTGGTCAGGGACGCGCAGGCCGTCCAGGGCGCGCTGTTCGCCGCGGGCGGCCTGCTGATGCTGTACTTCGCCTACGGCGCGGCCAGCGACGCCAGCGAGGCGTTCGGCGCCGACGCCGCGGCCGGCGAGACCGGCCCGACCGCCGCGGACGGCGCCGGGAGCCGCGGGGACAGCAGGGGCTTCCGGAAGGCGTTCGCGCTGGCGCTGACCAACCCCTACCAGATCCTGTGGTGGCTCACGGCCGGGGTCGGCCTGCTCGACCCCGGGACGTTCGCCGTCGACGCGCTGGGCGGCCTGACCGTCTCGACCGGCAGCCCGGTCATCGTCGTGGGGTTCTTCGGCGGCATCGCGCTCTGGATCACCGGGTTCCCGGCCGCGCTGGTGTCGGTCGGCCGGCGCGTCGACGCGTTCGCGCCGGCCGTCGCCTACCTGAGCGCCCTCGTGCTCGCGCTCGCGGGCCTGTCGTTCCTCTCGAAGGCGGTCGGGATGGTGGTGTAGGTCGGCGGGACGAGCGGCTCGCGAGACTCCGATTCCGACGGACGGCACCTAAAACGATGTTCACCCGCAGGTGACCGGCTCGCGTCCGCGCGGGCCCGGCGTCGGCGACTGCCCCGCGCTCAGGGCCGTCGCTGGGTCCGACGGTCCGGCGACGTCTCGCAGTCCATCTCGGGGACCTCGCCCTCGAGCCACTCGCGGAACCACTTGACCCGCTTGAGGCGCTCGTGGGCGATGCCCTCGGCGGCGTCGGTCTGGACGCGCTTTGCGGCGTCCTTGCCCCGTTCCATCACTCGGTCGACCATCTCGGCGGCGTCCATGTGGGTCCGGGCCTCGTACCCCATCCGGAGCAGCATCAGCGCGGTGCCGTTCGCGCCGACCTTGTCGAGCAGGTCGGCCTCGATGAGACACTGGGTCTCCTTCGGCAGGTCGGTCAGGTCGCCCTGGTAGGAGTGGTTCTCGACCGCCTTGCACACCTCCTCGATGAACGACTCCGGGAAGTCGCCGTGGGTCTCGAGGTACTTCCGGGCGATGCGCGCGCCCTCCTCGGCGTGGACGTCCTGGTCGGCGTCGAGCTTGGCGATGTCGTGGAACAGCGCCGCGACCCGCGCCACGTCGACGTTCGCGCCCTCCTTCTCGGCGATGGTGCACGCGAGGTCGACCACGTTGAGGATGTGGTTGAACCGGTACTCCGCGGAGTGCCAGGGGTACCACCGCATCCGGCCGCCGCCGTCCTCGTTCTCCACGCTCGCCGCGAGATACTCGTACACGAAGTCCTTCATCTCGTCGAATTCGGCCTCGGAGACGGGCGACTCCTTAATTTCGACGCCCACGGAACCACCTCGGTTCGAAGCTGTCCGTCTTCATTGTTACTCGTATAAACGAATGATTGACTCTTTAGGCTTACGACGATAGAACCTCGGTCGAAAACGGCAATTTCTCGGGCCTCGGTCCGACGTTCTCCGGCCTTCGGCGACCGGTCGTCGGCCCGGCGTCGTCTCCTCTCCGCGATACGTCGCCGGCGGTCGCGCGGTCGAACCGTGCCGCGCAGCTCGAGACCCGCGACGGCCCGCGCGAGTCGAGCAGTCCTACGGCGCGCGCAGTTCGAACTCGATGCGCTCGGTCGCCTCGCCCTTCGACTCCCGGCCGGTTATCTCGACGCGGCCGAGGTCATCGAGGCTGTCGACGTGGGTACCGCCGCAGGGGCAGTAGTCGAAGTCCTCGATCTCGACCACCCGGAGCGGGTCGACGTGTTCGGGGATGCGGTCGAGCAGCGCCCGACCCTCGTCGGTGCGCTCCTCGACCTCCTCGCGGGGGCGTTCGGCCTTCGTCACCGCGAGGTCGCGCCCGATGGCCTCGTTCGCGAGCCGCTCGATGCGCTCGACGTCCGCGTCGTCGAGGTCGACGGGCTCGAAGTCGATGCGCGACCGGTCGGCGTAGATCTGGTTGCCCGCGGTCGTCGCGCCGTACTCGTCGAGCACCACGCGCGAGACGACGTGCTGGGCGGTGTGCATCCGGCGGTGGGCCTCGCGGCGCTCCTCGTCGACGCTCCCTCGCGCAGTGTCGCCCGGTTCGGGCAGGTCGCCCTCGACCTCGTCGACGTAGTGGCGCACGTCGCCGTGGTTCTTCCGGACCTTCGTGACGTCGGCCCGGCCGCCGTCCCACGACAGCTCGCCGCGGTCGGCGGGCTGGCCGCCGCCCTCGGGGTAGAAGTACGTCCCGTCGAGGACGACGTAGTCGTCGGTCGCCTCGGTCACGGTCGCCTCGAACTCGGTCACGTCGTCCTCGTCGGGGAGGTAGCGTTGCTCGGTCACGGGCGGGAGAAAGTGGCCGAGCGGCTTAATGCTTAGTTGAGCCAGCCGGCGACCCGCCGTCGGAGCCGCGCGAACAGCGGCGTCCGGCGGGGGTCATCGCTGTCGGTCCGCGGTCGGTCGGTCGAGCGGTCCGGCTGTTCGTCGACGGGGGACGCGACGGGGCGGGCCTGTTCGCGCGACCGGAACAGGTCGCGGGTCGCGAGGGCGAACAGCGACGCGCCGAGCAGGGTCCAGCAGACGACGCGGCTCCGCCGGGCTCGTCGGGCGAACACGTATCCGGCGCCGACGAGCGGAACCGCTGCGGCTATCACCCACGTGGGGTCCATCGCTCTCCGGTCGGGTGGAAGTGGTCGAGTCGGTGCGTCCGGATGGGGGCCATGCGTGCGCAAGCGCGACCCGTAGCGGCTTTGTTATGCGTTGCCTGAGGACGCGGTCCGTCGCGCTGCGGTTCCGGTCGCGGTTCCCGACAAAGACGGTAAAGAGCGTTTGTCGCGATGTAAGCTGTGGCAATCGGTCGGGGTTTCGGTTCCTCGGCCGGCCGGTCCGGGACCGCCCGACCACTCGGAAGTGGGGTCGTCAGCCCATCGCGATCGAGACCGCCACCAGTCCGGCGAGGATGCAGACGAGACCGACCCGGCGCTTGTGTCGGGCCAGCGCGGCCTCGGGTTCGGGCGGCGCGTTCAGCAGGTCCGACTGGACCGCCAGCACCGCCCGCGGGAAGCAGTAGTCGACCAGTCCCCACGCGACCAGGACGACGCCGAGCGCGAGCCTCAGGGGGACGGACATGGAGTGTACCTAGTCGGCACTGAGTACGAAATACTTACCGGGAACGAGCCGACAAGTCGGCGGTCGGAGCGGACTCGCGCCGACGCCGACTCGCTCGGAACGCGCCCGCCGCCCGCTCACCCGGCGACCACGGGCCGCGAGATGATCCACAGCGACAGCACGGTGTAGCCGACCATGACCGCGACCAGCGGGAGGTGGGCCCGGCGGGCCCGCGCCGGCGTCCCGTACCGGCGGACGGCGACCTCGTGGGCGGCGACCACGGCCGCGACGTGGCCGACCACGATGAGCAGCACCTGCGACCCCCAGAAGACCGGGACCGACAGCCAGCCGAGCAGGCTGACGGTCGCCTCGGAGCCGACCGCGCGGAGTCCGAGCTCGGCTGCCTGCGCGAGGTTGCGGACTACGTAGGGGTAGTTGTGCGCGAGCTCGTAGGCGACCGCGATGGGGACGACCGTGGGTGCGAACGCCCGCGCGGTCGAGACGGCCGACGCGCCCGTCCCGCCCAGGCGTTCGACGGCCGCCGCCGCACCGACGAAGCCGAGCACGAACGCGACGAGTCCGGCGACGTACAGCAGGACGCCGGTTGACACGCCCGTACCGAGCGCGTCCGCGACCACGAACAGGAGCCGCTGGTACTCCGGGGTACCAGTGAACCCGTCGAAGCTCACGGTGTAGACCATCGCGACGACGAAGGTGAGGACGCCCGGCTCGACGGCCGGCGTCGTACAGCCCGCCCACGGGAATCGGGTCTCCGCCGCGTAGCCGTCGTCCCGGGCGCGGACGCGAAGCGGCGCGACGCGTCCGAACTGCCGGTACAGCACCTCGAAGACGTCGGCGCGCCGGAACCACTCCCGGCCGAAGGCGACCCCGCCGAGCACCATGACGACCGCGTAGAGCGCGACCAGTCCCGCCGTGAGCCGGGGCGAGCGCGGAATCACGGTGAGGTTCTCGACCACCCCGACGAGGGCGACGAAGCCGAGGACGGCGGGCCAGACGCCCCAGGCCGCCGGATACGCGCGGAGTGCGACGCGGCCGCCTTCGAGCGCCTCGAGGAGCGCGTGGACGCCGCGCCACGGCGAGAGCGCCCGCCACGGACTCCCGACAAGCATCGCGACGAGTCCGACGCCCTTGAGCCAGAGCGGCCACGCGAACACGGTGGCGACGTTCTCGGCGGCGACCTGTCGGCCCGCGAGTCCCCGGACGACCGCGAAGACGACCGCCGCGGCGAACCCGACGCGTCCGGCCGCCCGGAGCCACCGCATCGCCCCGGGGGAGGCCCGACCGACCGTCCGGGTCGCGCTCGGGGCGAGTTCCCCGTTTCGGCCGAGCCACGCGGCCGTGAGGCCGACCGTCGCGCCGGCGCCGACGAACAGGACGGCGAGCGGGATGGGCGAGTCGAACCGCGTCCCGCCGACGTCGTGGGCGGCGGCGACGCCGGCGAACGCGGCGATGCACGCGAACGCGACGGGGACTGCGAGCCCGGCGAGGACCCCGACCGAACGCCCCGCCCGTCGCGTCCAACTCATACCGTAGTGCGGGCGAGTCGCGCGGAAGTAACTGCTGGTACGCGCGTCGAATCCCGCCCGCCACATCGGCAGCCTTTATCCCGGGTACCCGCAACTCGGCACATGCGCATTCGGACGGTCGCGGTCGTTCTCGCGGTGCTCGCCGGCCTGCTCGGCGCGGCCGCGGTCGGCCTCGGCGTCTTCGGCGGGGAGAGCACGACCCTAACCGCCGAGTGGGTGAGCGGGACGGGCCGCGAGGTGACCTCGAACCACCACGCGGTCGCGGCGGGCCGACCGGGCGGCCGGGGGATGGTGTACGCGCCGGTGAGCGGTCGGGCGAACACCACCCAGTGCGCCCTCTACGGGCTCTCGGCCGCAAACGGGTCGACCGACTGGACGTACGCGGTGCCGCCGGCCGACTGCACGATACACTCGGTGGCCGACCCGACGCTGGCCGACTACGACGACGACGGCACCGTCGAGGTGCTGGCCGGCACGACCGAGCGGGCGGTGGTCGCCGTCGACCCGGCGACCGGCGCGGTCGAGTTCCGGCGCGACCTGGGCTCGTACGGCTACTCGAAACCGGTGGTGACCGACTTCGTCGGCGACGACGCGAAGGAGATCATCGTCGTCGACGCTCACGGGACGGTCTACGTTCTCCGGCCGAACGGGTCGGAAGTCTGGTCGAAAAAGCTCGACCGGTACACCTGGGGCCAGCCGGCGGTCGCCGACTTCGACGACGACGGCGACCCGGAGCTGACGGTCGGCGTCGGCGGGGAGGGCCACCTCTACCTGTTCGAGCGGAACGGCACGGTCGCGTGGCGGCGAACCGACTCGCTCGGCGGGTCGATAACGTGGTTGACGACGGGACAGGCCGACGGGGACCCGGCGCGGGAGATCGTCACCGCGACCGCCGCGGGCGGCGTCGCGATGTTCGACGGGACGGACGGTCGCGTCGAGTGGGAACGCGACTTCGGCCGACTCGCCGCCGTCCGCGCCCTCGGCGACGGCGACGGTGACGGCGCACCCGAGGTGTACGCGGTCGCCCGCGACGGGAAGCTCCGGAGCATCGCCGTCGCCACGGGGGACGTCGAGTGGACGACGACGCTGACGACCGCGGACGTCCAGATGATGCCCCCGCCGTCGCTCGGCGACGTCGACGGCGACGACTCGCCGGAGCTGGTCGCGGCGACGAACGACGGGACCGTCGCCGTCGTCGACCCGGTCGGGGGCGACGTGGTGGCCCGCTACGAGCGCGACGTCCCCGTCTTCGCGCCGCCGACGCTCGCGGACGTCGACGCCGACGGTCGCTCGGAGGCGTTCGTCATCTACGGCGACGGGCGGGTCGTGGCGCTCTCGGTTCCCGAAGGCGGATAGGCTCGATTCCGGCGCACGGTCGACGTTCCGCGACCGGCAGGCCGCCGCTCGCAATGTACCACCGTCCGGGGGAACCGAACCAACTCCGACGAGCGCCCGGATTCAGTCGGCCGCGACGCTCGCCGACGACTGGCCGCCCAGCCGGCGCGCCGATTCGACCGAGTAGACCAGGCTACCGGTGAACAGGACGACGCTCGCGATGATGAACAGCGAACTCAGCGGCGACGCCGTGTCGACGAACACCCAGTAGATGGGGGCCGCGACCGACGGGCCGGCCGCCAGCACGGCGACCTTCGCGACGAGCGGGCCGCAGCACCCGCAGGTGCACGACCCGACGACCACGCCGGTGCCGGCGGTGCCCTCGGCCATCCCGGCCCGCTCGCCGAGCCGCCACTGGCGGGCGATCAGCGCGGCGTTCAGCCCGACGAGCCCGCCGAGCGTCCCGACCACGACGGCGATACCGGCCGAGAACGCGAAGAACAGCGGGATCTCCGGCAGCGCAACCTCGAGCGTCGGCCACTGGACCAGCTGGTAGGCCGCCGGCAGGACCTCGACGGTCGTCTCGTGGGGCGCGCCCTCCTCCCAGAAGAAGGTCACGAACCCGCTGGTCGCCATGAAGAACAGCGCGACGACCAGGCCGACGCCGAGTCCGAACCGGCGGGCGACCGGGTCGCGCAGGACCGACGCGAGCACGTCCCCGGCGTCGGTCCAGACGACGTACCCCACGAGGACCGGCGTGGCCAGCACGACGGCGTAGCCCAGCGGGTGGGTGTAGCTCCCGGGACCGGGGACGAGCTCGGGGTACGAGACCCACAGCCCCATCAGGATTCCCAGGAACGTGTAGCGGGGCCGGGTCGGCCACCGGAGCAGCCCGAGCACGAGACTCGCGACCGCGACGGCGAGGCCGACCACCAGCGACAGCGGCCGGTACCACGACCGCGGGAACGGCATCGTCTGCGCGGTGTACGTGGGGTCGGACGCCAGTCCCTCCCAGAGGACGGTCCCGAGGCCGGCCGCGATGAGCCCGAACAGCACGCCGTAGAGCGCGGTCGTCGGCGCGAGCCGGCCCCGCCGCTTCAGCAGGACGCTGCCGACCACCGCGGCGACGCCGCCCAGAACGACGAGCACCGCGTGCCACTGGGTGAGCCCCGACGAGTGGGTCCCGCCGTGCGCCGAGGCGCGCGGCACCCGCGTGAGGACCAGTAGCAGCACCAGCGCGACCGAGAGCTGCCGTGCCGAACGACGGAACCGCGGCTCGGTCCGGGAGATCTCGGCCGTCTCCGGTCGCGGCGTCGATGGCAGTCGCACACACGAACTTCTGTTCTCCGATAGAATTACTTTACGGACTGCCGAGCGGCCGAGTCGGTTCCGGGCACTCCGGCAGTCGCGTCGGTCGAGCGCCTCAGTCCTCGAACTGCGAGCGGGCGACCGAGACGGACCGATCGCCGAGCGCGAAGGTCTCGACCGACTCCCGGACGCGTCGCGAGCGCGGGACCAGCCGGTCGAGGACGGTCGCCGACCCGCGGACGAGCCACGGGGGGACGCGTCGACCGTGGTCGAGCCAGAATGCCAGGCCGTGCGCGGCGCGTCGCTGGAGCGAGACGACCGACTCGACGGTCGGGCGGCGCCGCGCCTCGAAGCCCCGGAGCGCCTCGTCCGGCAGCGTCTCCCCGTCGTCCGCGAGCGCACTGACGAGGAGTCCGTGGGCGACGACGGCGTCTTCGACGGCGAGCGGATTGCCCTGGGCGCCGATGGGACTTGCGGTGTGGGCGGCGTCGCCCAGTAGCAGGAGGCCGTCGTCGGTCCATCCGGGCGCGACGCCCGGCGCGACGTCGAGCAGCGTGGTGTCGCCGAAGCCGTCCAGGTGGGCGTCGATAGCGGGCCCGAGGCTCGGGTCGACCGCGGCCACCCGATTCCGGAACGCTCCGAACCCCGCTTCCCTGATGGCTGTCCACTCGCCGGCCCGGACCGGGTAGCCGACCTGGAGCTCGCCGGCGCCCAGGCCGAAGTACACGAGGATGCCGTCGCGGTCGATGCGGCCCTGCGTGCCGGCGTCGACGGCGCCGGCCGGGAGCTTGAACCAGGCCAGGTCGATGGGCGAGTCGAACAGGCCGGGGTCGATGCCGGCGCTCGT
This window encodes:
- a CDS encoding HD domain-containing protein, translating into MGVEIKESPVSEAEFDEMKDFVYEYLAASVENEDGGGRMRWYPWHSAEYRFNHILNVVDLACTIAEKEGANVDVARVAALFHDIAKLDADQDVHAEEGARIARKYLETHGDFPESFIEEVCKAVENHSYQGDLTDLPKETQCLIEADLLDKVGANGTALMLLRMGYEARTHMDAAEMVDRVMERGKDAAKRVQTDAAEGIAHERLKRVKWFREWLEGEVPEMDCETSPDRRTQRRP
- a CDS encoding ArsR/SmtB family transcription factor, with the protein product MSEADGLDPAEAFGLVADGTRMTILRALAEAPYEEYEGVLSFSELRDRAGIRDSGKFNYHLQKLVGRFVRERDDGYSLTYPGDLLYRTVVAGFFTDETDVGDVEPDSGCPECGSGLEVRYEDARLRIACPDCDREFQDVPFPPTAVEHWDGEELLGAFDQWSRHNIMLFNRGVCKWCAGPMPGEFQRVESDTLTGGEESAVFVARSCENCQGFMFTTPGENVLYHPAVVSFFHARGVDVTSRPLWELEFVSATDPVAVRSEDPWRVEVTVSCDGDELRIVLDENVDVTAVEGDAVGN
- a CDS encoding LysE family translocator; the encoded protein is MLDAVVSGLAGVALGLSLAAPPGPMNAVIAEESVLRGWGSGFRAGLGAMSADACFFALALLGVVAVVRDAQAVQGALFAAGGLLMLYFAYGAASDASEAFGADAAAGETGPTAADGAGSRGDSRGFRKAFALALTNPYQILWWLTAGVGLLDPGTFAVDALGGLTVSTGSPVIVVGFFGGIALWITGFPAALVSVGRRVDAFAPAVAYLSALVLALAGLSFLSKAVGMVV
- a CDS encoding alanyl-tRNA editing protein → MTEQRYLPDEDDVTEFEATVTEATDDYVVLDGTYFYPEGGGQPADRGELSWDGGRADVTKVRKNHGDVRHYVDEVEGDLPEPGDTARGSVDEERREAHRRMHTAQHVVSRVVLDEYGATTAGNQIYADRSRIDFEPVDLDDADVERIERLANEAIGRDLAVTKAERPREEVEERTDEGRALLDRIPEHVDPLRVVEIEDFDYCPCGGTHVDSLDDLGRVEITGRESKGEATERIEFELRAP
- a CDS encoding metal-dependent transcriptional regulator produces the protein MLSDVMEDYLKSIYALQKEDGGPVSTSAIADYLDVTSPTVTSMVEKLEDRGLVEREKYKGVELTEEGETVALEVVRHHRLLESYLTEHLDYAWSEVHEEADTLEHHISEEFEQRVAEALGDPEVDPHGDPIPGADLTPPEADDTTPLSEHDAGDRLVVARVSDRDEEELRYLADAGVAPGTELYVADVAPFGMVTARLGGEGGSEQSLPENVARSIRVRPAGDEDGDGSDRDSLENGPGGDARGVRP
- a CDS encoding cupin domain-containing protein, whose translation is MEKTAIDDADSAAFDEGVDRRSLAEALGATDLALNHYRVPPGEEFPSGLHAHGDQEEVFVVLDGEATFETLAPRDEGGGDQQVSEWTAAAVTAAAGEAVRFAPGEYQSGRNAGDEDLVALALGAPRDSEDVRIPLACPECGHDYLGPEAGEDGEVRLVCPACGAEHAPDGCPDCGSEMRAALGGSADGPSAVRSETVAVCPDCGAEAATPFRS
- a CDS encoding threonine synthase: METTDAFVGLTCVDCGETFDAGEATHRCPDCGGILDPDYDYDDIELTREDLASRSFESMWRYEELLPFPRSAAVTMDEGATQLVECPNLADELGVGRVLFKDEGRNPTGTFKDRGQTAAMTAAVQHGATDVALNSAGNAGQAAAAYAARAGLDSHVFLPSRAGFTNKAMVNVHGGDLTVVEGRIGDAGAAYEDAMAEHDDWYSVKTFVTPYRHEGKKTMLYEVVEQNDWEVPDAVVYPTGGGVGLVGMHKAAKELRDLGLTDELPAMYAAQSAGCAPVVEAFEEGKDVHEVWETPDTICGGIEIPDPGASPLILDALRESDGGAVATSDEDILDSAIAVAQHEGLEMGATCAAAASGAWELARRGEFDEDDTVVLLNTGAGNKDDDVLRSHLMGKGI